The following proteins are co-located in the Fibrobacter sp. genome:
- a CDS encoding ATP-binding cassette domain-containing protein translates to MPILSAQNILLRLGGSAPLLDNVSFDIEAGDRICLVGRNGEGKSTLLKVLTGEMEYNSGDVVKRTGLRVSRMIQEIPAHIDGTVRDIVMGKVAAGSSAGWTGAVDGSGEDGHHDSAAEAILGKTGIDADAPYDSLSGGQKRRVLFARAVAEDPDLLLLDEPTNHLDIPAIQWLEGIVTRLNCAVMFVSHDRAFVRRVANRIFELDRGRVRSWDFPYDKFVQFRDQALAEEEKANALFDKRLAEEEVWIRKGIQARRTRNEGRVRALIKMRQERAERRVRTGNVNMQITEAERSGRMVARLTGVTYSYDGAPLINDFSTEVSRGDRIGIVGPNGSGKTTLLKLILGELKPEAGEVRLGSNLEIAYFDQMRTRLREDKSLIENIGDGQAYITLNGVKRHVLSYLQDFLFSADRARGPISALSGGERNRLLLACLFSHPSNVLVLDEPTNDLDMETLDLLAELLAEYKGTVLTVSHDRAFLDSVATGILAIEEDGNIFEAVGGYSDYEANKKMRDKEAANAARLAAEKAAASQARSAGSVSSAANSDSAPGAAPVKKKKRSYNEEREYAALPEKIEQLESEIAERQTELSKPEVFTNAARIVELQKEISDREAALEKAYERYEELDSLG, encoded by the coding sequence ATGCCAATTTTATCTGCACAGAACATTCTTTTGCGTCTTGGCGGGTCTGCCCCGCTGTTGGACAACGTTTCCTTTGACATCGAGGCCGGTGACCGCATTTGCCTGGTGGGCCGCAATGGCGAGGGAAAGTCGACGCTTCTCAAGGTTCTGACAGGCGAGATGGAGTACAATTCCGGCGATGTGGTCAAGCGGACAGGCCTTCGCGTGAGCCGCATGATCCAGGAGATTCCCGCCCATATCGACGGTACGGTCCGCGATATCGTGATGGGGAAGGTTGCCGCCGGAAGTTCTGCCGGATGGACTGGCGCTGTAGACGGCTCCGGCGAAGATGGCCATCATGATTCCGCTGCCGAGGCGATCCTTGGCAAGACGGGGATTGATGCGGACGCGCCCTACGATAGCTTGAGCGGTGGCCAGAAGCGCCGCGTGCTTTTTGCCCGCGCCGTGGCCGAGGACCCGGACCTGCTTTTGCTGGACGAACCTACCAACCATCTCGACATTCCCGCTATCCAGTGGCTGGAGGGTATCGTTACCCGCCTGAATTGTGCAGTGATGTTCGTGAGCCATGACCGCGCCTTTGTGCGTCGCGTGGCCAACCGTATTTTTGAACTGGACCGCGGCCGTGTTCGCAGTTGGGATTTTCCTTACGACAAGTTCGTGCAGTTCCGCGACCAGGCCCTGGCCGAAGAAGAAAAGGCCAACGCCCTCTTCGACAAGCGCCTCGCCGAAGAGGAAGTGTGGATCCGCAAGGGCATACAGGCCCGACGTACCCGTAACGAGGGCCGCGTCCGCGCTCTTATCAAGATGCGCCAGGAACGTGCGGAACGTCGCGTGCGTACCGGCAATGTGAACATGCAGATTACGGAGGCGGAACGTTCCGGCCGCATGGTGGCCCGCCTTACCGGCGTTACCTACAGTTACGATGGCGCCCCGCTGATCAATGATTTTTCTACCGAGGTGAGCCGCGGTGACCGCATTGGCATTGTGGGCCCCAACGGTTCCGGCAAGACAACCTTGCTTAAGCTGATCCTTGGGGAGCTCAAGCCCGAGGCTGGCGAGGTTCGCCTGGGTTCCAACCTGGAGATTGCCTACTTCGACCAGATGCGTACCCGCCTGCGCGAAGACAAGAGCCTTATCGAAAACATCGGCGACGGCCAGGCTTATATTACCTTGAACGGCGTCAAGCGCCATGTGTTAAGTTATCTGCAAGATTTCCTTTTTTCTGCGGATAGGGCGCGCGGGCCGATCAGCGCCTTGTCGGGCGGTGAACGAAACCGCCTGCTTTTGGCATGCCTCTTCAGCCATCCCAGTAACGTCTTGGTTCTTGACGAACCGACCAACGATCTGGATATGGAAACCTTGGATTTGTTGGCGGAACTTTTGGCGGAGTACAAGGGTACCGTTCTTACCGTAAGTCACGACCGCGCCTTCCTTGACTCTGTGGCCACAGGCATTTTAGCCATCGAGGAGGATGGTAACATCTTCGAGGCCGTGGGCGGTTACAGTGACTATGAGGCCAACAAGAAGATGCGAGACAAGGAAGCCGCTAACGCCGCCAGGCTTGCCGCCGAAAAGGCTGCCGCTTCCCAGGCCCGTTCCGCGGGTAGCGTCTCTTCCGCTGCGAACTCGGATTCCGCCCCGGGCGCCGCTCCTGTCAAGAAAAAGAAGCGCAGCTATAACGAGGAGCGCGAATACGCCGCCCTCCCCGAAAAGATCGAACAGCTTGAATCCGAGATCGCTGAACGTCAGACGGAGCTCTCCAAGCCGGAGGTATTTACGAACGCCGCCCGTATTGTAGAGCTCCAGAAGGAGATCTCGGACCGCGAGGCGGCCCTCGAAAAGGCGTACGAACGCTACGAGGAGCTGGATTCCTTGGGATAA
- a CDS encoding SIR2 family protein, protein MSDFFQKAPGVYRRIFVLGSGFSKSFCPAMPTLRDLNELIPFGIPDEFPHFRDYCRNFLDICNGQREYLNIETLATSILSAQIFPGERERLYHSSLRFEMLRFIASTIRNNEQAGGSALDSDAAAVLNKFLAGCVNSPSDGVRDTLLLSFNYDTIIENAIAADPELSSRAVVDYGVRIDPADRSAVRSRGDRTIDLIKLHGSLNWFPLKGVSDTLDLRNVCQVEPCDRSFPIYCEDTPIYIPMAHAKESFLRGSLFNLLWSKADYYLKNAEEIYFVGYGFPKSDINNLEFLLRHRERFKKVVVFEPSDHPDLMRLQNLLGPSLVCCQDAKDFLAAL, encoded by the coding sequence ATGAGTGATTTTTTTCAGAAAGCGCCTGGCGTATATCGCCGCATCTTTGTTCTAGGGTCTGGCTTCAGCAAATCCTTTTGCCCCGCCATGCCTACTCTTCGGGACCTGAATGAGCTGATCCCCTTTGGCATTCCCGACGAGTTCCCTCATTTCAGGGACTACTGCAGGAACTTTCTGGATATCTGCAACGGTCAGCGGGAATACCTGAACATCGAGACCTTGGCAACCTCCATTCTGTCTGCCCAGATTTTCCCGGGAGAACGGGAACGCCTTTACCATTCCTCCCTCCGTTTCGAGATGCTCCGTTTTATCGCCAGCACCATCCGCAACAATGAGCAGGCGGGTGGATCCGCTTTGGACTCCGACGCGGCGGCGGTTCTGAACAAGTTCCTGGCTGGTTGCGTCAACAGCCCCTCTGATGGCGTCCGGGACACGCTGCTCCTCAGCTTCAATTACGATACCATTATCGAGAACGCCATTGCCGCCGATCCGGAACTTTCATCCCGGGCGGTGGTGGATTATGGCGTCCGCATCGATCCGGCGGACCGTTCCGCAGTCCGTTCCCGTGGTGACCGCACCATCGACCTCATAAAGCTTCATGGATCCTTGAACTGGTTCCCTCTCAAGGGCGTTTCCGACACCTTGGACCTCCGTAACGTATGCCAGGTGGAACCCTGTGATCGCAGTTTCCCCATTTATTGCGAAGATACCCCTATCTACATTCCCATGGCCCATGCAAAAGAGAGCTTCCTCAGGGGAAGTTTGTTCAATCTACTCTGGAGCAAGGCCGATTATTACCTGAAAAATGCCGAAGAAATCTATTTCGTTGGCTATGGATTCCCGAAATCCGACATAAACAACCTGGAATTCCTGCTCCGCCATCGTGAACGTTTCAAAAAGGTGGTGGTTTTTGAACCTTCCGACCATCCGGACTTGATGCGCCTCCAGAATTTGCTGGGGCCCTCCCTGGTCTGTTGCCAGGACGCCAAAGATTTCCTGGCTGCGCTGTGA
- a CDS encoding acetate kinase, giving the protein MRVLVLNCGSSSVKFAVIDTKTKESIASGLVENIGVNGHTKAKGPEGKIDFNFDCPTHAEAVDQVKKFLDEQKLTDTIEAIGHRVVHGGKYIKSEKVTQDVIDYIRSIVLFAPLHEPAHATGMECAMKFFPSLKDKQVAVFDTAFHQTMPRKAFLYGIPYKFYESDAIRRYGFHGTSHRFVTAEAAAILGKKPEDCCLITAHLGNGSSCSAILNGKCADTTMGFTPLDGLIMGTRSGSIDPAILFYISKKYGYDIDRLDKMVNKESGLLGLSGLSNDMRTLTQAASEGHVGAQIALETFCYKLAREIGGIAMALPRIDALVFTGGIGENSMLVRKTVMENLALLGYQIDEDRNNKSGKESGHIISKDGTPAAMVVATNEELLIALDTEELVK; this is encoded by the coding sequence ATGCGTGTACTCGTTTTAAACTGCGGCAGCTCTTCTGTGAAGTTTGCCGTCATCGATACAAAGACCAAGGAATCCATTGCCAGCGGCCTCGTGGAAAACATCGGCGTTAACGGCCACACCAAGGCCAAGGGCCCTGAAGGCAAGATCGACTTCAACTTCGACTGCCCCACCCACGCCGAAGCTGTGGACCAGGTAAAGAAGTTCCTGGACGAACAGAAGCTCACCGACACCATCGAAGCCATCGGCCATCGCGTGGTGCACGGCGGTAAGTACATCAAGAGCGAAAAGGTGACCCAGGATGTGATCGACTACATCCGTAGCATCGTCCTGTTCGCCCCGCTCCACGAACCTGCACACGCCACCGGTATGGAATGCGCCATGAAGTTCTTCCCGAGCCTCAAGGACAAGCAGGTTGCCGTATTCGACACCGCCTTCCACCAGACCATGCCCCGTAAGGCATTCCTCTATGGCATCCCCTACAAGTTCTACGAATCCGACGCCATCCGCCGTTACGGTTTCCACGGCACCAGCCACCGCTTCGTCACAGCCGAAGCAGCCGCCATCCTCGGCAAGAAGCCGGAAGACTGCTGCCTCATTACCGCACACCTCGGTAACGGTTCCAGCTGCTCCGCCATTCTCAACGGCAAGTGCGCCGACACCACCATGGGCTTCACCCCGCTGGACGGCCTCATCATGGGCACCCGCTCCGGCTCCATCGACCCGGCAATTCTCTTCTACATCAGCAAGAAGTACGGCTACGACATCGACCGTCTCGACAAGATGGTGAACAAGGAATCCGGCCTTCTGGGTCTTTCCGGCTTAAGCAATGACATGCGTACCCTGACCCAGGCTGCAAGCGAAGGCCACGTCGGCGCACAGATTGCTCTTGAAACCTTCTGCTACAAGCTGGCCCGCGAAATCGGCGGCATCGCCATGGCACTGCCCCGCATCGACGCCCTGGTCTTTACCGGCGGCATCGGCGAAAACAGCATGCTGGTCCGCAAGACCGTGATGGAAAACCTGGCACTTCTCGGCTACCAGATCGACGAAGATCGCAACAACAAGAGCGGCAAGGAATCCGGCCACATCATCTCTAAGGACGGCACTCCCGCTGCAATGGTCGTTGCAACCAACGAAGAACTGCTTATCGCCCTCGATACCGAAGAACTGGTAAAATAG
- a CDS encoding histidine phosphatase family protein, whose amino-acid sequence MNKYVAASEFFGSLEPDERVILLLRHGERRHITPADTDSGAHVGLTDRGRQQGYDLGVAIGPGVAGSVYHDAVYFSSPVGRCVETAQRIGQGRESAGAPAAPEVKILDCLGDYFVQNYDEYLKTLNENFYPNICQWISAGEHPAFYPLSGRAEEMFRMMLQKMDDPASYAEFNLPKPPRYGIFCSHDAWIVPCLKHFCGFKFTPQQWMNFLSGVAFVLGPSTPDDTTKIAASAVCKRLVPITALADGNLYF is encoded by the coding sequence ATGAACAAGTATGTTGCTGCGTCTGAGTTTTTCGGGAGTCTTGAGCCCGACGAAAGAGTTATCCTGCTATTGCGTCATGGCGAACGCCGCCATATAACGCCCGCGGATACAGACAGCGGGGCCCACGTTGGCCTTACGGACCGGGGGCGCCAACAGGGCTACGACCTGGGTGTTGCCATAGGTCCTGGTGTGGCGGGCTCTGTGTATCACGACGCGGTGTACTTCAGTAGCCCTGTGGGCCGTTGTGTAGAAACGGCCCAGCGGATCGGCCAGGGCCGTGAGTCCGCCGGCGCCCCCGCAGCGCCGGAGGTAAAAATCCTGGATTGCCTGGGCGATTACTTTGTGCAAAATTACGATGAATACCTCAAGACACTCAACGAGAACTTCTATCCGAATATCTGCCAGTGGATTTCCGCAGGCGAGCATCCGGCATTCTATCCATTGTCGGGCCGCGCCGAGGAGATGTTCCGCATGATGCTTCAGAAGATGGATGACCCTGCCTCCTACGCAGAATTCAACCTCCCGAAACCGCCCCGTTATGGCATTTTCTGCAGTCATGACGCCTGGATAGTTCCGTGTCTAAAGCATTTCTGTGGATTCAAGTTCACGCCGCAGCAGTGGATGAACTTCCTGTCGGGCGTGGCCTTTGTGTTGGGCCCCTCCACTCCGGACGATACCACCAAAATCGCGGCTTCCGCCGTATGCAAGCGCCTCGTCCCCATCACGGCCCTTGCCGACGGCAACCTCTATTTCTAG
- the folD gene encoding bifunctional methylenetetrahydrofolate dehydrogenase/methenyltetrahydrofolate cyclohydrolase FolD, which translates to MAALVLDGKALAKTTEEELSARVAKLKEKTGKTPILATILVGDDPASATYVKMKGNACARVGMESIKVIMPQDTTTEQLLSKIQELNNNPDVHGILLQHPVPRQIDERAAFEAIDARKDVDGVTCLGFGRMSMGEKAYGCATPQGIMRLLKAYNIELSGKHAVVVGRSAILGKPMAMMLLNANCTVTICHSKTPNVPELVKQADIVVGAVGKPEFIKKEWIKQGAVVVDAGYHPGGVGDCEKGMEEVSSAYTPVPGGVGPMTINTLIYQSVESGEKYILG; encoded by the coding sequence ATGGCAGCTCTCGTTTTGGATGGCAAGGCTCTTGCCAAGACTACCGAAGAAGAACTCAGCGCACGCGTGGCTAAGCTTAAGGAAAAGACCGGCAAGACCCCGATTCTTGCTACCATCCTCGTTGGCGACGATCCCGCTTCCGCAACCTACGTGAAGATGAAGGGCAACGCCTGCGCTCGCGTGGGCATGGAAAGCATCAAGGTGATCATGCCCCAGGATACCACCACCGAACAGCTGCTCTCCAAGATCCAGGAACTGAACAACAATCCGGACGTTCACGGCATTCTCCTGCAGCACCCGGTTCCGCGCCAGATCGACGAACGCGCCGCTTTCGAAGCTATCGACGCACGCAAGGACGTTGACGGCGTGACCTGCCTGGGCTTTGGCCGTATGTCCATGGGCGAAAAGGCCTATGGCTGCGCTACCCCCCAGGGCATCATGCGTCTCTTGAAGGCTTACAATATCGAACTCTCCGGCAAGCACGCTGTGGTTGTTGGCCGTAGCGCAATCCTCGGCAAGCCCATGGCCATGATGCTGTTGAACGCCAACTGCACCGTTACCATTTGCCACTCCAAGACCCCTAACGTTCCGGAACTGGTGAAGCAGGCCGACATCGTGGTTGGCGCCGTAGGCAAGCCGGAATTCATCAAGAAGGAATGGATCAAGCAGGGCGCAGTTGTGGTTGACGCCGGTTACCATCCGGGTGGCGTTGGCGACTGCGAAAAGGGCATGGAAGAAGTTTCCAGCGCATACACCCCAGTTCCGGGCGGCGTTGGCCCCATGACCATCAACACCCTCATCTACCAGAGTGTTGAATCCGGCGAGAAGTACATTCTCGGCTAA
- a CDS encoding carbohydrate-binding protein, translating into MKKYNFTGKVALAAVAASCAFTVAQAQEIATWAGFRTAAANFTFDDGAPSHVSDAGPLFDKYGYKATFNVVVNWNPNWSGFQNMAKNGHEIASHSNTHGQNMQGEEASSKQAIQSKITQDYGCLVVAYPNCNVPSQSAVNQNYIAGRICNGSWQGGSDIMGKNGPNDWTKVSAIMTGSEGSIKSTNDFTGQMQKAIQQGGWVAFLTHGFSGKNNGNATYSPTDISAIEGALQWAKQNDSKIWVTTMRSTVMYIKERNASKIEAVSSAAAGTMAFKLTHNIADNVSKYDYPLSIRVKNSNNWTKVSAMQGSKAIDASISDGYIYFDAVPNGGDIVLSSDGAAVTPGSSSSETPASSSSAAEAKPFKGAIAVPGTVEAENYDVNAFSHSNPENEAPDYRSDNAGIVKGASGYAVGYTTAGDYFEYTLDVKSAGKYKVAVNGATGNASAGTVTVAVGSSSTDVTVKNLGDWDTYSESEGDEIQLAAGKQTLRLTINNDNLNVDWIKLTGDGTANPVVTPGENQGQEPGNVPGGDDGTAIKPIRLEVASGMVKCQVFDMNGQLVKSVNVAAGATREVWNRAQAGLSAGMYIMRYGQAGKAMQTVRVRK; encoded by the coding sequence ATGAAGAAGTACAATTTTACTGGTAAGGTTGCCCTGGCCGCTGTGGCCGCCTCTTGCGCCTTTACCGTTGCCCAGGCACAGGAAATCGCCACTTGGGCCGGTTTCCGCACAGCTGCGGCAAATTTCACTTTTGATGATGGTGCTCCCAGCCATGTGAGCGATGCGGGCCCCCTGTTCGACAAGTATGGTTACAAGGCCACCTTCAACGTGGTGGTGAACTGGAATCCTAACTGGAGCGGTTTCCAGAACATGGCCAAGAACGGTCACGAAATCGCAAGCCACAGTAACACCCACGGGCAGAATATGCAGGGTGAAGAAGCCTCTTCCAAGCAGGCTATCCAGAGCAAGATTACCCAGGACTACGGCTGCCTTGTTGTGGCCTACCCCAACTGTAATGTTCCTAGCCAGTCTGCAGTGAATCAGAACTACATTGCCGGTCGTATTTGTAACGGTTCCTGGCAGGGTGGCTCCGATATCATGGGCAAGAATGGTCCTAACGATTGGACCAAGGTTTCTGCCATCATGACGGGTTCCGAAGGTTCCATCAAGAGCACTAACGACTTTACCGGTCAGATGCAGAAGGCTATTCAGCAGGGTGGCTGGGTGGCATTCCTGACTCATGGTTTCTCCGGCAAGAACAACGGAAACGCTACTTATTCTCCTACCGATATCAGCGCCATTGAAGGCGCTCTCCAGTGGGCTAAGCAGAACGATTCCAAGATCTGGGTCACGACCATGCGTAGCACCGTCATGTACATCAAGGAACGTAACGCTTCCAAGATCGAGGCCGTTTCTTCCGCTGCCGCAGGCACCATGGCCTTCAAGCTGACTCACAATATTGCAGACAACGTTTCCAAGTACGATTATCCTCTTTCTATCCGCGTCAAGAATTCCAACAACTGGACCAAGGTTTCTGCCATGCAGGGCAGCAAGGCTATCGACGCTTCCATCAGCGATGGCTACATCTACTTTGACGCCGTGCCCAACGGTGGCGACATCGTGCTGTCTTCCGACGGCGCTGCTGTCACTCCCGGTAGCTCCTCTAGTGAAACTCCCGCTTCCAGCAGCTCCGCTGCCGAGGCAAAGCCCTTCAAGGGCGCAATCGCAGTTCCCGGTACCGTTGAAGCCGAAAACTACGACGTGAACGCATTCAGCCATTCCAATCCCGAGAACGAAGCTCCGGATTACCGCAGCGATAACGCAGGCATTGTGAAGGGTGCTTCCGGCTATGCCGTTGGTTACACTACCGCAGGCGACTACTTCGAATACACTCTGGATGTGAAGTCTGCCGGCAAGTACAAGGTCGCTGTGAACGGCGCCACCGGTAACGCATCCGCAGGCACTGTCACTGTTGCTGTTGGCTCCAGCAGTACAGATGTGACCGTCAAGAATTTGGGGGATTGGGATACCTATTCCGAATCCGAGGGCGACGAGATTCAGCTTGCCGCGGGCAAGCAGACTCTCCGTCTGACAATCAACAACGACAACCTGAACGTAGACTGGATCAAGCTTACGGGTGATGGCACCGCCAATCCGGTTGTAACTCCCGGCGAAAATCAAGGTCAGGAGCCCGGCAACGTTCCCGGTGGCGACGATGGTACCGCCATCAAGCCGATCCGTCTTGAGGTTGCTTCCGGCATGGTCAAGTGTCAGGTGTTCGACATGAACGGCCAGCTGGTAAAATCCGTCAATGTGGCAGCCGGCGCTACCCGCGAAGTCTGGAACCGCGCTCAGGCGGGTCTCTCCGCAGGCATGTACATCATGCGCTACGGCCAGGCAGGCAAGGCCATGCAGACTGTTCGCGTCCGCAAGTAA
- a CDS encoding cadherin-like domain-containing protein, giving the protein MIKKFATLAFGLLASYASAATAVVWTNEDGVKVDKAPAYSFTFKYGTGAAIDTTNVNGAVVIDFTAKAGKTSNGAGYGIGWEQTCNADYSSCKDTPISLSAYKGVCMTYKAEMPFRVDFKQSTITDDNYYGMEIPAATGFRKTFIAFSELTQGWKSTTTVAWNATKQTGVQIGFKNTHATVDAGTNEVQIASFILADECVTHAPELVAPYTSGEGSETLNEGDTLKLDMSKMFTDEDGDDLKITVKIVNDGVKAVALAGTDTVFNQNSVIKLVTTPNPKNGAVVSITATDPTKKTASYTLTVDAIDRENAPVAVNDSYETDEEVALKVAVKNSVLANDYDADGDEFVIGTVGDVEHGVLAFDTDLGTFTYTPEKDFYGEDSFTYTVVEVGGTKESAPATVTIKVNNVDDPAVVEVVDPAITVGGEAAAIGDTIPLLEDFEEIAIKIPTAGVVFSDPDGEANLTIGAKLKGDKVVTLDYVKLASSYVIQVAPVADASGLAEVILYAAEGKDTVSVSVFLNVVPVKDNPVAVADAYKVIQDSLNVIDAKKGVLANDYNPDGASVLGAAVVDDVKHGTLEFKVDGSFTYESEAGYEGEDSFTYYNANAVGDASDTVEVILTVLYKNHAPEIVAEILDTLGNSLSALTEDFTTIKKFAKLDVLSWFVDDSDKAADLKITVRSDDSLLAPSMSSGAILVKSVRNACGEAKVIVTATDTQGASTDLEIPAVIACTNDKPVALNDTIYVGTEDWSLDVDLYDVIMDPDGDTLTFEVSATKNADEALEWTVKDNMISIVPKADAILLENYIMAFSVKGTDATTYATAKLILIVGDDPRDTTNAIRPVVASPKMGWQQAIMANRGAAVMMDVQGRVMWKRRLPVSADEVRAAADSFQGRKVLRVNNQTFTIK; this is encoded by the coding sequence ATGATTAAGAAATTTGCTACCCTGGCATTCGGTTTACTTGCCAGTTATGCATCCGCAGCCACTGCCGTGGTGTGGACCAACGAAGACGGCGTAAAGGTTGACAAGGCTCCTGCCTACTCCTTTACCTTCAAGTACGGTACTGGTGCCGCCATCGATACTACCAATGTGAACGGCGCTGTCGTTATCGACTTTACTGCCAAGGCTGGCAAGACTAGCAATGGCGCCGGCTATGGCATTGGCTGGGAACAGACCTGCAATGCGGACTATTCCTCCTGTAAGGATACTCCCATCAGCCTGTCTGCCTATAAGGGCGTTTGCATGACCTACAAGGCCGAAATGCCTTTCCGCGTAGACTTCAAGCAGTCTACCATTACCGACGACAACTACTATGGCATGGAAATCCCGGCTGCAACCGGATTCCGCAAGACCTTCATCGCCTTCTCTGAACTGACTCAGGGCTGGAAGTCCACCACTACCGTGGCATGGAATGCTACCAAGCAGACCGGCGTTCAGATTGGCTTCAAGAACACCCACGCCACTGTGGATGCTGGCACCAACGAAGTTCAGATTGCAAGCTTCATTCTGGCCGACGAATGCGTGACCCACGCTCCGGAACTGGTCGCTCCCTATACCTCCGGCGAAGGCTCTGAAACCCTTAACGAAGGCGATACCCTCAAGCTGGACATGAGCAAGATGTTCACCGACGAGGATGGCGACGATCTGAAGATTACCGTGAAGATCGTGAACGACGGCGTCAAGGCTGTGGCTCTTGCCGGTACCGATACCGTTTTCAATCAGAACAGTGTCATCAAGCTGGTGACAACCCCCAACCCCAAGAACGGTGCAGTCGTAAGCATTACCGCAACCGACCCCACCAAGAAGACCGCCTCCTATACTCTGACTGTTGACGCTATCGACCGCGAAAATGCTCCGGTTGCCGTTAACGATTCCTACGAGACCGACGAAGAGGTTGCTCTCAAGGTTGCTGTAAAGAATAGCGTGCTGGCCAACGACTACGATGCCGACGGCGACGAGTTTGTGATTGGCACTGTTGGCGATGTGGAACACGGCGTACTTGCATTCGATACCGACCTGGGTACCTTTACCTACACTCCCGAAAAGGACTTCTACGGCGAAGATTCCTTCACCTATACTGTTGTTGAAGTTGGCGGTACCAAGGAAAGTGCTCCGGCTACCGTTACCATCAAGGTGAACAACGTCGACGACCCGGCTGTGGTTGAAGTCGTTGATCCTGCTATCACGGTTGGCGGCGAAGCTGCTGCTATCGGTGATACCATCCCGCTCCTTGAAGACTTCGAAGAAATTGCTATCAAGATTCCTACCGCAGGTGTTGTGTTTAGCGACCCCGACGGCGAAGCCAACCTGACCATAGGCGCAAAGCTCAAGGGCGACAAGGTTGTTACTCTGGACTATGTCAAGCTCGCTAGCAGCTATGTAATCCAGGTGGCTCCGGTTGCCGATGCCTCCGGCCTTGCCGAAGTGATCCTCTATGCAGCCGAAGGTAAAGATACTGTAAGCGTCAGTGTCTTCCTGAATGTTGTTCCGGTCAAGGACAATCCGGTTGCCGTTGCCGATGCCTACAAGGTTATCCAGGATTCTCTCAATGTTATCGATGCCAAGAAGGGCGTTCTTGCTAACGACTACAATCCCGATGGCGCGTCCGTTCTGGGTGCTGCCGTCGTAGACGACGTTAAGCACGGTACCCTTGAATTCAAGGTGGATGGCTCCTTTACCTATGAATCCGAAGCTGGCTACGAAGGCGAAGATTCCTTCACCTACTACAACGCCAACGCTGTGGGCGATGCTTCCGACACTGTCGAAGTCATCCTGACTGTTCTTTACAAGAACCACGCTCCCGAGATTGTGGCTGAAATCCTCGACACCCTTGGTAACAGCCTCTCTGCCCTCACCGAAGACTTTACCACCATCAAGAAGTTCGCCAAGCTGGATGTCCTTAGCTGGTTCGTCGACGATTCCGACAAGGCAGCCGACCTCAAGATTACTGTCCGCAGCGACGACAGCCTGCTGGCTCCCTCCATGTCCTCTGGCGCAATCCTTGTGAAGTCCGTACGTAACGCTTGCGGTGAAGCTAAGGTTATTGTTACCGCAACCGATACTCAGGGCGCATCTACCGATCTTGAAATCCCGGCTGTGATTGCTTGCACCAACGACAAGCCCGTTGCTCTTAACGATACCATCTATGTGGGTACTGAAGACTGGAGTCTGGATGTAGACCTGTACGACGTAATCATGGATCCGGATGGCGACACCTTGACCTTCGAAGTGTCTGCTACCAAGAATGCCGACGAAGCTCTTGAATGGACCGTCAAGGACAACATGATTAGCATCGTCCCGAAGGCCGACGCCATCTTGCTGGAAAACTACATCATGGCCTTCAGCGTGAAGGGCACCGACGCTACCACCTATGCAACTGCAAAGCTGATCCTGATTGTGGGTGACGATCCGAGAGATACCACCAACGCAATCCGCCCGGTTGTCGCATCTCCCAAGATGGGCTGGCAGCAGGCCATTATGGCTAACCGCGGTGCAGCAGTAATGATGGATGTTCAGGGCCGCGTTATGTGGAAGCGCCGCCTGCCGGTAAGCGCCGACGAAGTCCGCGCCGCTGCAGACAGCTTCCAGGGCCGCAAGGTTCTCCGTGTGAACAACCAGACCTTCACCATCAAGTAA
- a CDS encoding phosphatase PAP2 family protein produces the protein MFKRIQRFDESVSLYWYWKNRHFSEKTKKFLRSYVRLGDGYVWIIFAIVLFIHIGWRAFIPVVMEAAIVTGITLGLYELIKLSVKRPRPFVVIDSIKPDVPPMDEFSFPSGHTMNNFAVAMTMTAAMPYYGWVMLLFPMSWGLLRVYFGVHWLTDIIGGFLLGIVCFGITHTIWHFLSPVLADLLPMLVF, from the coding sequence ATGTTTAAGAGAATCCAAAGATTTGACGAAAGTGTCTCCCTCTATTGGTATTGGAAGAATAGGCACTTTTCCGAAAAGACCAAGAAGTTCCTGCGCTCCTATGTGCGCCTGGGAGATGGTTACGTTTGGATTATCTTTGCCATTGTACTTTTCATTCATATCGGTTGGCGAGCCTTTATCCCGGTGGTGATGGAAGCTGCCATTGTAACTGGAATTACCCTGGGCCTTTATGAGCTTATCAAGCTTTCGGTAAAGCGCCCCCGTCCCTTCGTGGTGATTGACTCCATCAAGCCTGATGTGCCGCCCATGGACGAATTCAGTTTCCCCAGTGGCCACACTATGAACAACTTTGCGGTGGCCATGACCATGACTGCTGCAATGCCCTACTATGGCTGGGTCATGCTTTTGTTCCCCATGAGCTGGGGGCTGTTGCGCGTGTACTTTGGAGTGCACTGGCTTACCGATATTATCGGCGGATTCCTGCTTGGCATTGTCTGCTTCGGCATTACCCACACCATATGGCATTTCCTGTCGCCGGTGCTTGCTGACCTGCTGCCCATGCTGGTGTTCTAG